A part of Denitratisoma oestradiolicum genomic DNA contains:
- a CDS encoding DUF4238 domain-containing protein — MAGRKQHYIPQSVQRAFEASRTGTKSQVLVFRKGKKPYVTSTEGSAAERDFYSNHLVDGEGALDDKITDFENEHLTAMLRELRVTKRGSVDSELAAITVAHLAFRTAHVRGSMQTVADDAVEHMKALIDDRDAIRHFVGVDTATCDSQLAERVRENLSELGLDAWPQKDRIAIERMVMFRVRERFDDLFLQSQSSLRTALAILDNIVPGSIATGHARVLSESLVPPGRVKVLRTFEWEVIPADDGQCPFILPDCVVIASSSSKDYQPFSMLSIEEAATVVMPLSPNQLLVGGRIPVRIDPAYVNMDFARCSLEFFISSLHDEGNFRLAELIGGYTAELKKDLFETEEAAPLSTTCTTDQMAKVQIRTPIGKTGEAMKQVLSRIVGEVIEPVWADRVESITVASNMTSALEAVWKRTPTPAELSAAALGTVEAANSGGDWKYRVIVPRNLAQALLKTADQAGQLAASRVVKMHLGRVYYLDCWACRVPEMLGPRLELSLWERIASITALRVGSHYFGGLASARHESEPFPGGNRLDELAANLRHCFTALRQARQQAFMHRNVDQVLADAIGPIDTLLVSVATVSGFLNAKDLALPHDSDAGDALSKAGLWEWYLLFAKDLGRHYATRERWASPSDLEPLIGHIERLLWTVGVIVSKTDSGLWIDVIDDARMPVLEKILLA, encoded by the coding sequence GTGACTTCGACCGAGGGATCCGCGGCCGAGAGGGACTTCTACTCTAACCATCTCGTTGACGGTGAGGGCGCCCTCGATGACAAGATCACGGATTTCGAAAACGAGCATCTGACGGCTATGCTGAGGGAGCTTCGCGTTACGAAGCGCGGCTCAGTGGACTCCGAGCTTGCTGCCATAACGGTCGCCCACCTCGCCTTTCGGACCGCCCATGTTCGCGGCTCGATGCAGACAGTAGCCGACGACGCCGTGGAGCACATGAAGGCACTCATTGACGATCGCGATGCGATCCGCCACTTTGTTGGTGTGGATACGGCAACATGCGATTCGCAACTGGCCGAGCGGGTGCGTGAAAACCTATCGGAACTTGGGCTTGACGCCTGGCCACAGAAGGACCGGATCGCAATCGAGCGCATGGTAATGTTCCGCGTGCGCGAGCGATTCGACGACCTGTTCCTTCAGTCTCAGAGTTCATTGCGAACGGCGCTCGCAATTTTGGACAATATCGTACCGGGCTCAATCGCCACGGGGCATGCAAGAGTGTTGTCGGAATCGCTCGTGCCACCGGGGCGGGTCAAAGTGCTGCGCACCTTCGAGTGGGAGGTCATCCCTGCGGACGATGGGCAATGCCCCTTCATCCTTCCTGACTGCGTGGTAATTGCAAGCTCCAGCTCGAAGGACTATCAGCCGTTCTCCATGCTATCTATCGAGGAGGCGGCGACAGTCGTCATGCCGCTGTCCCCGAACCAGCTCCTCGTCGGAGGTAGGATTCCGGTACGGATCGACCCAGCCTATGTGAACATGGACTTTGCGCGGTGCTCGCTCGAGTTCTTCATCAGCTCATTACATGACGAAGGCAACTTTAGGCTGGCGGAATTGATTGGAGGTTACACCGCAGAGCTTAAGAAAGACCTATTCGAAACAGAAGAAGCAGCCCCACTTTCCACCACTTGCACCACAGATCAAATGGCCAAGGTGCAGATTCGTACGCCCATCGGAAAAACCGGCGAGGCTATGAAACAGGTTCTATCAAGGATCGTAGGCGAAGTGATCGAACCTGTTTGGGCGGACAGAGTGGAGTCAATCACTGTTGCCAGCAACATGACGAGCGCGCTGGAAGCTGTTTGGAAACGCACACCAACGCCCGCCGAACTGAGCGCCGCAGCGCTTGGCACAGTTGAGGCGGCGAACAGCGGTGGTGATTGGAAGTACCGCGTGATCGTTCCGCGCAATCTGGCCCAAGCGCTGCTGAAAACGGCCGATCAAGCAGGGCAGTTGGCGGCCTCGAGAGTTGTCAAGATGCATCTTGGCCGGGTTTATTACCTCGACTGTTGGGCGTGTCGCGTCCCGGAAATGCTCGGCCCGCGGCTAGAGCTTTCACTCTGGGAGCGGATTGCTTCAATAACGGCACTCCGGGTAGGTTCGCATTACTTTGGTGGCCTAGCTTCGGCACGCCATGAATCGGAACCATTTCCTGGGGGCAATCGACTAGATGAGCTGGCAGCCAACCTCCGCCACTGTTTCACTGCGCTGCGCCAGGCGCGTCAGCAAGCGTTCATGCACCGCAACGTGGATCAGGTACTTGCAGACGCCATTGGACCGATCGACACGCTGCTGGTCTCGGTCGCTACGGTGTCCGGCTTCCTGAATGCGAAGGATCTTGCGCTGCCGCACGATTCCGATGCAGGCGATGCGCTCTCGAAAGCTGGCCTGTGGGAGTGGTACCTTCTCTTCGCGAAGGACTTGGGGAGGCATTATGCAACACGGGAGCGTTGGGCATCTCCATCGGACCTCGAACCGCTCATCGGCCACATCGAGCGCCTCTTGTGGACCGTCGGCGTCATCGTGTCGAAAACTGATTCGGGTCTCTGGATTGACGTTATCGACGATGCGCGCATGCCCGTTCTCGAGAAGATCCTTTTGGCTTGA